A part of Planctomycetia bacterium genomic DNA contains:
- the pstB gene encoding phosphate ABC transporter ATP-binding protein PstB, whose product MSAVKNAPVHTVSARSDVIIDCKIKNLHYGKFLAVRDAHIPIRKKTITAFIGPSGCGKSTALRCINRMNDLVRGFHFEGHVHFRGKDIYGAGIDPVAVRRYIGMVFQQPNPFAMSIYNNVAFGLRINRCKDSVAERVEKALKGAALWDEVKDKLTKSGLSLSGGQQQRLCIARAIATEPEVLLMDEPCSALAPIATRRIEDLMKELKERFTIAIVTHNLQQAKRVADSTAFMYVDTTKGGRTGYLVEHRKTDELFENPHEKHTQDYLRGEFS is encoded by the coding sequence ATGTCTGCTGTTAAAAACGCCCCGGTTCACACGGTCAGCGCTCGTTCGGACGTCATCATCGACTGCAAGATCAAGAACCTGCACTACGGCAAGTTCCTCGCGGTTCGCGATGCGCACATTCCCATTCGCAAGAAGACGATCACGGCCTTCATCGGCCCTTCCGGTTGCGGTAAGAGCACGGCGCTGCGCTGTATCAATCGCATGAACGACCTCGTGCGCGGCTTTCACTTTGAGGGCCATGTCCATTTCCGCGGGAAGGACATCTACGGTGCCGGAATCGATCCCGTCGCCGTCCGTCGCTACATCGGCATGGTCTTTCAACAGCCCAATCCGTTTGCGATGAGCATCTACAACAACGTCGCTTTCGGGCTGCGCATCAATCGGTGCAAAGATAGCGTGGCGGAGCGCGTGGAAAAGGCGTTGAAGGGTGCTGCGTTGTGGGACGAAGTCAAAGATAAGTTGACGAAGAGCGGCCTCTCGCTCTCCGGCGGACAACAGCAACGACTCTGCATCGCGCGCGCCATCGCTACGGAGCCGGAAGTGTTGCTGATGGACGAGCCTTGCTCGGCTCTCGCTCCGATCGCCACGCGCCGCATCGAAGATCTGATGAAGGAATTGAAGGAGCGGTTCACGATCGCGATCGTGACGCATAACCTTCAACAAGCGAAACGGGTCGCCGACTCGACGGCGTTCATGTACGTCGACACCACGAAGGGTGGCCGAACCGGTTATCTCGTCGAGCATCGGAAGACCGACGAGCTCTTCGAGAACCCGCACGAGAAACATACGCAAGACTATCTACGCGGCGAATTCAGCTAA
- the pstA gene encoding phosphate ABC transporter permease PstA → MSAQLEIRDPFEGVDLPQLEKSLYTPRAAFSAGLSLLTGGMTLLAMFPLVSVLAMLIWRGGKRLNWTVLTESLADGGFGNAIVGTLAMVGIASAIAIPFGILAAVYLAEIGPTTRTASAVRFCAKTLTGLPSILAGVFAYAMVVLLTGGFSAPAGGVALSLLMLPTIILTSEEAIRMVPAKMREAAIGMGCTSTQLAWRVLLPTAIPGILTGVMLAVARAAGETAPLIFTALFSKDWLVHNGNLELMEPTASLAVMIYNFSGMPSDDQIELAWTASLVLVMLVLVLNVIGQLLSRRSHTH, encoded by the coding sequence ATGAGCGCTCAACTCGAAATTCGCGATCCCTTCGAAGGGGTCGATCTGCCGCAACTCGAGAAGTCGCTGTATACGCCGCGCGCCGCGTTCAGCGCCGGTCTTAGCCTGCTTACGGGCGGCATGACGTTGCTCGCGATGTTCCCGCTCGTTTCGGTCTTGGCGATGCTGATCTGGCGCGGCGGAAAGCGTCTGAACTGGACCGTGCTTACCGAATCGCTCGCCGACGGCGGCTTCGGCAACGCCATCGTCGGTACGTTGGCGATGGTCGGGATCGCCTCCGCAATCGCGATTCCTTTCGGGATCCTGGCTGCGGTTTACTTAGCTGAAATCGGCCCGACGACACGCACGGCGAGCGCCGTTCGCTTCTGTGCGAAGACGCTTACCGGGCTGCCTTCGATTCTCGCCGGTGTGTTTGCCTATGCGATGGTGGTGCTGCTGACCGGTGGTTTCTCGGCTCCTGCCGGCGGCGTGGCACTTTCCTTACTGATGCTGCCGACGATCATTCTCACTTCGGAAGAAGCGATCCGCATGGTTCCGGCGAAGATGCGCGAAGCGGCCATCGGCATGGGTTGCACCTCGACGCAACTGGCGTGGCGCGTGCTGTTGCCGACCGCGATTCCGGGGATTCTCACCGGGGTCATGCTGGCGGTTGCGCGAGCGGCGGGCGAAACGGCTCCGCTGATTTTTACGGCCTTGTTCAGCAAAGATTGGCTCGTCCACAACGGCAATCTCGAACTGATGGAACCGACGGCTTCGCTCGCCGTCATGATCTACAACTTTTCCGGCATGCCGTCCGACGATCAAATCGAACTCGCTTGGACCGCCTCGCTCGTCCTCGTCATGTTGGTGCTCGTTCTCAACGTTATCGGTCAACTACTATCTCGACGATCTCATACGCATTAG
- the pstC gene encoding phosphate ABC transporter permease subunit PstC, producing MATITSSEYEETEVVGLSRPPSSGDKFMDRAFRGSTVFFAWATILLVALIVFQIGEKALPAIQQYGLSLITSDTWDANRDQFGLKPEILGTLYSSVLGLLIGSTFGVAIAIFLSQDFLPPKVELVAKNIIELLAAIPSVVYGLWGIFVVIPLIRGPANWLHEHLGQVPFFSTALSGPGMFPAALVLGIMILPTVSAISRDALVSVPNKLKEAAVGLGATRWEAILGVIVPTASTGIFGSMVLGFGRALGETMALAMLVGNSNKLSWSLFSPGNTLAALLANHFPEAGTHEVQVLMYAALVLLLITLAVNFLGALILSRASSRLSGISK from the coding sequence ATGGCGACGATCACCAGCAGCGAATACGAAGAAACGGAAGTCGTCGGTCTTTCGCGGCCGCCGAGTTCGGGCGACAAGTTCATGGATCGAGCCTTTCGGGGCTCGACCGTGTTCTTCGCTTGGGCGACGATCCTGCTCGTCGCTCTCATCGTGTTTCAGATCGGCGAGAAGGCGCTGCCCGCTATTCAGCAATACGGCTTGAGCCTGATTACTTCCGATACCTGGGACGCCAACCGAGATCAGTTCGGCCTCAAGCCGGAAATTTTGGGGACGCTCTACAGCAGCGTGCTCGGCTTGTTGATCGGCTCGACGTTCGGCGTGGCGATCGCGATCTTTTTGAGTCAAGATTTTCTGCCGCCGAAAGTCGAGTTGGTCGCGAAGAACATCATCGAGTTGCTCGCCGCTATCCCCAGCGTCGTCTATGGATTGTGGGGGATCTTCGTCGTCATTCCGTTGATTCGTGGTCCGGCCAATTGGTTGCATGAGCATCTCGGTCAGGTGCCGTTCTTCAGCACGGCGCTGAGCGGGCCCGGCATGTTTCCGGCCGCGCTCGTACTCGGCATCATGATCTTGCCGACGGTTTCCGCAATCTCGCGCGATGCGCTGGTTTCCGTTCCCAATAAGTTGAAGGAAGCGGCGGTCGGTCTTGGTGCGACTCGTTGGGAAGCGATTCTCGGCGTGATCGTGCCGACGGCGTCGACCGGGATCTTCGGTTCGATGGTTCTCGGCTTCGGTCGCGCGTTGGGCGAGACGATGGCGCTGGCGATGCTCGTCGGCAACTCCAACAAATTGAGTTGGTCGCTGTTTTCGCCCGGCAATACGTTGGCGGCGCTGCTCGCCAACCATTTTCCGGAAGCCGGCACTCACGAAGTGCAAGTGCTGATGTATGCCGCTCTCGTGTTGTTGCTTATCACCTTGGCCGTCAACTTCCTCGGTGCGTTGATTCTGTCCCGCGCTTCGTCACGTCTGTCGGGTATTTCCAAATGA
- the pstS gene encoding phosphate ABC transporter substrate-binding protein PstS has protein sequence MRRVLPYTFLILTCFTIAACSKSGSTSGSSAGGSGSAASGNVKLAGAGASFPFPLYDKWFADYRKLHPGVSINYQGIGSGGGITQLTNKTVDFAASDAAMTDAEIAKVEGGVVLLPMTAGSIVLAYNVPGAPENIKLSREAYVGIFLGKITKWNDEAIAKSNAGVTLPDTKITPVHRADSSGTTFVFTQHLSAISEEWKKGPGTDKTVAWPATAAIGAKKNDGIAATIKQTPGAIGYIEFGFVSQAKLSVAALENKEGAFVVAETKSAQAALASVPMPDNLIVWIPDPAGKDSYPIVTYTWLLTYTNYADADKAKTLKDVIRYGLTEGQKISEEHGYIPLPAAVTDKVAKALDKIKP, from the coding sequence ATGCGTCGCGTCTTGCCGTACACGTTTTTGATTCTCACCTGCTTCACGATTGCTGCGTGCTCGAAGTCCGGTTCGACGTCGGGCTCGTCAGCGGGGGGCTCCGGCTCGGCTGCATCGGGAAACGTCAAGCTCGCCGGCGCAGGGGCTAGCTTTCCGTTCCCGCTCTACGACAAATGGTTTGCCGACTACCGGAAGCTGCATCCCGGCGTGAGCATCAACTATCAGGGAATCGGCAGCGGCGGCGGCATCACGCAGCTGACGAATAAGACGGTCGACTTCGCGGCGAGCGATGCGGCGATGACCGATGCCGAGATTGCGAAGGTCGAAGGGGGCGTCGTGCTGTTGCCGATGACGGCCGGCAGCATCGTGCTTGCGTACAACGTTCCAGGTGCGCCCGAGAACATCAAGCTCTCGCGCGAAGCCTATGTCGGCATCTTTCTCGGCAAGATCACGAAATGGAACGACGAGGCGATCGCCAAGTCGAACGCCGGCGTTACGCTCCCCGATACGAAGATCACCCCGGTCCATCGGGCCGATAGCAGCGGAACCACGTTCGTCTTCACGCAACACTTGTCGGCGATCAGCGAGGAATGGAAGAAGGGTCCCGGCACCGACAAGACCGTGGCTTGGCCGGCAACCGCCGCGATCGGCGCCAAGAAGAACGACGGCATCGCCGCGACGATCAAGCAAACTCCCGGCGCGATCGGTTACATCGAATTCGGATTCGTCAGCCAAGCGAAGCTTTCCGTCGCCGCGCTTGAGAATAAAGAAGGTGCTTTCGTCGTAGCTGAAACGAAGAGCGCTCAAGCCGCTCTCGCTTCGGTGCCGATGCCCGACAATCTGATCGTGTGGATTCCGGACCCGGCCGGCAAGGATTCTTACCCGATCGTCACTTACACGTGGCTGCTCACCTACACGAACTACGCCGACGCCGACAAGGCGAAGACTCTCAAAGACGTCATTCGCTACGGCCTCACCGAAGGCCAGAAGATCAGCGAAGAGCATGGCTATATCCCATTGCCGGCTGCTGTGACGGATAAGGTCGCCAAGGCGCTCGACAAGATCAAGCCGTAG
- the ppk1 gene encoding polyphosphate kinase 1, whose amino-acid sequence MHLESAAITTSKPFRDRDLAWLEFNRRVLHEAADERNPLLERVKFLAIAGNNLDEFFMKRIGALKQKASLNEALDGDASYKNLLELRSAITALLTSQAALYSQTIVPELARHGIRIVGGNELSEGQAEAARQFFQKKVFPILTPLAVDPGHPFPILSNLSTSLGIMLRNPETDGRYFARVKVPGNLPQLVPLPSDLVTDDASSSQSFIRLLDLIHLHLDALFPGMIVTEVMPFRITRTAAVDIDDDEAGESLAAMVEEEIRQRRFERVIRLEYAAGGSGAMLSLLLGKLELGEIDAYEMTGELDYTDLFTIAGLHRTELHESPWHPIVPATFDGHDPDMFAVIRAGDVLVHHPYESFEASVERFIRRAASDPKVVAIKMTIYRVGAETPFLDALLAAAEAGKEVACLVEVTASFDERQNLTLANTLEKAGIHVVYGMVGLKTHCKTTLVVRQDEDGLRCYAHIGTGNYHVKTARLYTDLGLFTCDPIITGDVVDLFHYLTGLSLKRNYVKLLVAPVNMRDRFLAMIREEVRHHQAGRPAHLIAKMNQLEDREICDALIEASQAGLQIDLIIRGLCVLNPGIPGVTENIRVISIIGRFLEHSRIYYFRNGAEEPRDGNFLIGSADWMHRNLSGRVEAIVPIEAPALRRRLGDLLEIMLDDRRQAWDMQSDGTYIQRRPINENDATAIGTHQLLMNATHAS is encoded by the coding sequence ATGCATCTTGAGTCTGCCGCAATCACGACGTCGAAGCCGTTCCGCGATCGCGATCTGGCTTGGCTGGAGTTCAATCGCCGGGTGTTGCACGAAGCGGCCGACGAGCGTAATCCGCTGCTCGAGCGCGTCAAATTTCTCGCCATTGCCGGGAACAATCTCGACGAGTTCTTCATGAAGCGCATCGGCGCTCTCAAACAGAAAGCAAGTTTGAATGAAGCGCTCGACGGCGATGCCTCGTATAAGAACTTGCTCGAGTTACGCAGCGCGATCACTGCTTTGCTCACATCGCAGGCTGCGCTTTATTCGCAAACGATCGTGCCGGAGCTAGCGCGTCACGGCATTCGCATCGTCGGCGGAAACGAGCTAAGCGAAGGCCAAGCGGAAGCCGCTCGGCAATTCTTCCAAAAGAAAGTCTTTCCGATCCTGACGCCGCTGGCCGTCGACCCTGGGCATCCGTTTCCGATCTTGTCGAATCTCTCGACATCGCTCGGCATCATGCTGCGCAACCCGGAAACCGACGGCCGATATTTCGCGCGCGTCAAGGTTCCCGGAAATCTTCCGCAACTCGTTCCGCTTCCTTCCGACCTCGTTACCGATGACGCGTCTTCGTCGCAATCTTTTATTCGCTTGCTCGATCTGATCCACCTGCATCTCGACGCCTTGTTTCCGGGAATGATCGTTACCGAAGTCATGCCTTTTCGCATTACGCGCACCGCGGCCGTCGACATCGACGACGACGAAGCAGGCGAAAGCCTCGCCGCCATGGTGGAAGAGGAAATTCGGCAACGTCGTTTCGAGCGCGTGATTCGTTTGGAGTACGCCGCCGGCGGGAGCGGCGCGATGCTCTCGCTCTTGCTCGGCAAGCTCGAGCTCGGCGAAATCGACGCCTACGAGATGACCGGCGAACTCGACTACACCGATCTCTTCACGATTGCCGGCTTGCATCGCACCGAGCTTCACGAAAGCCCGTGGCATCCGATCGTTCCCGCCACTTTCGACGGCCACGATCCCGACATGTTCGCCGTGATTCGAGCGGGCGACGTCTTAGTACACCACCCCTACGAAAGCTTCGAGGCGAGCGTCGAACGGTTCATTCGCCGCGCGGCGTCGGACCCGAAAGTCGTCGCGATCAAGATGACGATCTATCGCGTCGGGGCCGAAACGCCGTTTCTCGATGCCTTGCTCGCGGCCGCCGAGGCCGGCAAGGAAGTGGCTTGCTTGGTCGAAGTCACTGCGAGCTTCGACGAGCGACAGAACTTGACGTTGGCTAATACGCTGGAGAAGGCCGGCATCCATGTGGTCTACGGAATGGTCGGACTCAAGACCCATTGCAAGACCACGCTCGTCGTGCGCCAAGACGAAGACGGCTTGCGCTGTTACGCGCATATCGGCACCGGCAACTACCACGTGAAGACCGCCCGGCTCTATACCGATCTCGGTCTTTTCACCTGCGACCCGATCATCACCGGCGATGTCGTCGATCTATTCCATTATCTGACGGGCCTGTCGTTGAAACGCAATTACGTGAAGCTGCTCGTCGCTCCTGTGAACATGCGCGATCGGTTCCTGGCGATGATTCGCGAAGAGGTGCGGCATCATCAAGCCGGACGTCCGGCGCATTTGATCGCCAAGATGAACCAACTCGAAGATCGTGAAATTTGCGACGCGCTCATCGAGGCTTCTCAAGCCGGCCTGCAGATCGATCTCATCATTCGCGGGCTCTGCGTCCTGAATCCCGGCATCCCGGGCGTCACGGAGAACATTCGCGTGATCTCAATCATCGGCCGCTTCTTGGAGCATTCGCGCATCTACTATTTCCGCAACGGCGCCGAAGAGCCGCGAGACGGAAATTTCCTGATCGGCTCCGCCGATTGGATGCATCGCAATCTTTCGGGACGCGTCGAAGCGATCGTTCCCATCGAAGCCCCGGCCTTGCGACGACGACTTGGGGATTTGCTCGAAATCATGCTCGACGATCGCCGCCAAGCCTGGGACATGCAATCCGACGGCACCTATATCCAACGCAGACCAATCAACGAAAACGATGCCACGGCGATCGGCACCCATCAACTGCTGATGAATGCGACGCATGCCTCATAA
- a CDS encoding aminotransferase class I/II-fold pyridoxal phosphate-dependent enzyme: protein MPTSPLASPIYQAAVYRCEDPEQAGRLLSGQEEGYVYSRDRNPNSDLLAERVRALHGAEKAIVCGSGMAACSAIFLAHLTSGDHVVVGDQMYGRTLTLLEKELSRLGIRSTRVDVCEPALVRAAMTPATKLVVVETITNPLVRVVDVAKLADVAHAGQARLVVDNTFASPVLCRPLELGADIVFESLTKIMNGHSDVLLGAVCGRADAWERMVGVVGSYGLSAAPFDSWLAARGIGTLALRAERASSNALAAARFLAQRAECARVYYPGLEDHPDHATAARQFAGRFGSMLSFTLAGGSAAAQSFITAAKRIPFCPSLGDLSTTLSHPESTSHRGLTAEERAKLQITGGTIRLSVGIESPEAILAALEEGLAGI, encoded by the coding sequence ATGCCGACTTCTCCTTTGGCATCGCCGATCTACCAAGCAGCCGTGTATCGCTGCGAAGATCCCGAGCAGGCCGGGCGGCTGCTTTCGGGCCAGGAAGAGGGTTATGTTTATAGCCGCGATCGGAATCCGAATTCGGATCTTTTAGCGGAACGCGTGCGCGCGCTGCATGGTGCCGAGAAGGCGATCGTTTGCGGTTCGGGCATGGCGGCCTGTTCGGCGATCTTCCTGGCGCATCTGACGTCGGGCGATCATGTCGTCGTGGGGGATCAGATGTACGGTCGCACGCTGACGCTATTGGAAAAGGAACTCTCGCGACTCGGCATCCGTTCGACACGAGTCGATGTGTGCGAACCGGCGCTGGTGCGCGCGGCGATGACGCCGGCGACGAAGCTCGTCGTCGTCGAGACGATCACGAACCCTTTGGTACGCGTGGTCGATGTCGCGAAGTTGGCCGATGTGGCGCATGCGGGCCAGGCGCGGCTCGTCGTTGACAACACGTTTGCGTCCCCGGTGCTTTGCCGACCGTTGGAGCTGGGTGCCGATATCGTCTTCGAGAGTTTGACGAAAATCATGAACGGCCATAGCGATGTGCTGCTGGGAGCGGTCTGCGGTCGGGCCGATGCTTGGGAACGGATGGTCGGCGTCGTCGGCAGCTACGGACTCTCGGCCGCGCCGTTCGACAGCTGGCTCGCGGCTCGCGGCATCGGCACGCTGGCGCTGCGCGCCGAACGTGCATCGAGTAATGCACTCGCGGCGGCACGGTTTCTCGCGCAGCGTGCGGAGTGCGCGCGCGTTTACTATCCCGGTCTTGAGGACCATCCCGACCATGCGACGGCGGCGCGGCAGTTCGCGGGCCGGTTCGGATCGATGCTGAGCTTCACGTTGGCCGGCGGAAGCGCGGCGGCGCAAAGTTTCATCACCGCGGCGAAGCGAATTCCGTTCTGCCCTTCGCTCGGCGATCTGAGCACGACGCTTAGCCATCCGGAATCAACGAGCCATCGCGGGCTCACCGCCGAAGAGCGCGCGAAGCTCCAGATCACAGGGGGCACGATCCGCCTCTCGGTCGGCATCGAAAGCCCGGAAGCGATCTTAGCCGCATTGGAAGAAGGCTTGGCCGGGATTTAA